From bacterium, the proteins below share one genomic window:
- the ccsA gene encoding cytochrome c biogenesis protein CcsA, with product MFPPRFEAATALLERVGPWLLGAAVLAGLTLLARTARPLLLRRPGAAAEGPDRTEGWLLAAVIGTLVASFGLLAWYHWRIWNDLPLALDPRVGTWLNAQLEAMAQAGRASLPPVDWARPPRYAIPLWIEGEKFFVWALVYAVALFYPFARRAARPFRTALYAGLIVYLAGVVLFAKPFTEPLAQFRGEVAPWFAGGLSVGQQVGLFFKLYPRMLFYYNAAYMWVHPPMLFAAYALLTVTFAACVFMLFSARREQEREAYVYAKLGYLLLTVGMLVGYPWALQAWGPNWWWDPKIAASIMMWLLYSAFLHTRIYVHRRRVWFLHAWLGIVCYLSLVFTYFMSWYFPGEHTFQ from the coding sequence ATGTTCCCGCCGCGCTTCGAGGCCGCCACGGCCCTGCTCGAGCGGGTCGGGCCGTGGCTGCTCGGCGCGGCGGTGCTCGCCGGCCTGACGCTGCTGGCGCGCACCGCGCGCCCGCTGCTGCTGCGCCGGCCCGGCGCGGCGGCTGAAGGCCCGGACCGCACCGAGGGCTGGCTGCTCGCCGCGGTGATCGGCACGCTCGTCGCCTCGTTCGGCCTGCTCGCCTGGTACCACTGGCGCATCTGGAACGACCTGCCGCTGGCGCTGGACCCGCGCGTCGGGACCTGGCTCAACGCGCAGCTCGAGGCGATGGCCCAGGCGGGGCGCGCGAGCCTCCCGCCCGTCGACTGGGCGCGCCCGCCGCGCTACGCCATCCCGCTCTGGATCGAGGGGGAGAAGTTCTTCGTCTGGGCGCTGGTCTACGCGGTGGCGCTCTTCTATCCGTTCGCGCGGCGCGCGGCGCGCCCCTTCCGCACGGCGCTGTACGCCGGCCTGATCGTGTACCTCGCCGGCGTCGTGCTGTTCGCGAAGCCGTTCACGGAGCCGCTGGCGCAGTTCCGCGGCGAGGTCGCGCCCTGGTTCGCCGGGGGCCTGAGCGTGGGGCAGCAGGTCGGGCTCTTCTTCAAGCTCTACCCGCGGATGCTCTTCTACTACAACGCCGCGTACATGTGGGTGCACCCGCCGATGCTCTTCGCCGCCTACGCGCTGCTGACGGTGACGTTCGCCGCGTGCGTCTTCATGCTCTTCTCGGCGCGGCGCGAGCAGGAGCGGGAGGCCTACGTCTACGCGAAGCTCGGGTACCTGCTGCTGACGGTCGGCATGCTCGTCGGCTATCCCTGGGCGCTGCAGGCGTGGGGGCCGAACTGGTGGTGGGACCCGAAGATCGCGGCGTCGATCATGATGTGGCTGCTCTACTCGGCGTTCCTGCACACGCGCATCTACGTGCACCGCCGCCGTGTCTGGTTCCTCCACGCGTGGCTGGGCATCGTCTGCTACCTCTCGCTGGTCTTCACCTACTTCATGTCGTGGTACTTCCCCGGCGAGCATACGTTCCAGTAG